A genomic region of Zea mays cultivar B73 chromosome 6, Zm-B73-REFERENCE-NAM-5.0, whole genome shotgun sequence contains the following coding sequences:
- the LOC100276986 gene encoding uncharacterized protein LOC100276986: protein MDSHGKPKPAGSTPPTPPKPPKPPTPPKPPTPPTPTPPTPEARKGFMRRIFPFLLAANLFVVAYVLVRANQKDSAKKDPTTDPATATAGKPAEPVSIPRKELPPIPEDDQRKLYKWMLEEKRKIKPRNAAEKKKLDEEKALLKEFIRAGSLPSF, encoded by the exons ATGGACTCCCACGGCAAGCCCAAGCCCGCCggttcgacgccgccgacgccGCCGAAGCCGCCGAAGCCGCCGACGCCGCCGAAGCCGCCGACgccgccgacgccgacgccgccGACGCCCGAGGCGAGGAAGGGGTTCATGCGCCGCATCTTCCCTTTCCTCCTAGCCGCCAACCTCTTTGTCGTAG CTTATGTCCTCGTGCGGGCCAACCAAAAGGACTCAGCAAAGAAGGACCCAACGACTGATCCTGCTACTGCAACTGCTGGGAAGCCTGCTGAGCCAGTCTCTATCCCCAGAAAGGAGCTCCCACCAATCCCTGAAGATGACCAGCGCAAGCTCTACAAATGGATGCTGGAAGAGAAGCGGAAGATCAAGCCACGCAATGCTGCCGAGAAGAAGAAACTCGATGAGGAGAAGGCCCTTCTAAAAGAGTTCATCCGAGCAGGATCCCTCCCAAGCTTCTAA